The Cellulomonas flavigena DSM 20109 DNA segment CGCCGTCCTTCGGCAGCGTCGACAGGGCCCGTCGTCCTGAGCACCGTCGCACCGCGGGCGGGACGCCTCGTCAGTGCGATCGCTCCTTGCGACACCGGCGCCCGGGCGCCTGCTTCTGCTGGAGGCCAAGCCCGCAACAGGCCCGCGCTCCCCCGCAGCCACACTCCGCGCCATGCGGCTGAATGTCTCGTGCGCCCGTCCACGCCGCCCCACGGCTTCAGCGACACACATCGACACGTGCACGCGCGTCGACGCGCGAGAAGCCTCTCGATCCCCGAAGCCGCATGAGGGTGGGTGCCGGCGATCAGGCGGACTCCGTTTCACGTGGAACATCGATGGCGCCTCGCTCCTACGTGGCCGTGCCCGACGGTGAAGAGATCCGAGCGTGCTCATCTCCTCGCAGTACGTCGCGCTGAGCAATTCACGTGGAGACGGCCGTCTGGCCCGCTCGCGAGGCGAGCACCCAACGCGATGCCGTCGGCGACGAGCCACGGCCAACGCTCTGCCGACCCGCGGGCATGATCGCGCGGACAGACTCGCGCCGAGGGGTCAAGTGCCGCGGGCGGCCTACGCCGCAGCGCGTGGTCCTCGAGACGCAGCAAGCCTTTGCGGCTCTCATCCCCTTCCCACACCGCGGTCGGGCGTGCATACCTGCCCTCATCCAAAGCTGACGCCCGTCGGAGACCCACCTGGGCGATGCTCTGAAGCGTCCCGCCCATCGAGTCGCAAAAAGCGCGACCTGTACGACCGTCATCTGCAGGAACCACGCCGCGAGGTCCAGCGAGCGGCAGTGAGGCAACGCAGACACCGCGCCGGGAGCCGCGCATCAGGAACACGAGGAAGGTCGAGTTGGTGGTGCGACGCTCCGTCTACCGTAGGGCAGAGCCCAGCCGAGCTGGCCGCACGTCCGTCGTCATGACCGCTCTGCATGAGCGCGCGCAGCGCGCACCCCACAACACGCAGGACCCCACGCCGTCCAGGCGTGACCTGCGTGCGGTCGTCGACACGGCCCTGAACCACGGCACCGAACCGACAGCTTCTCGCACGCCGCGCGGGCCGTACGAGACCGCCACGCTGCTCGCCACGTCGTACCCGACCCCCACGCCTCAGCGCTCACGACCGAGCGTTCGAAACGCCACGCGCGACCCGCGCGCCGGGCATACGCCCGTGAGGCGGCGCGCGGCACCGCGCTGAAGAGCGACGCCCTGGCCGCACTGCGCCGCGCGCGGCCCGCAGCACGCGAGTGCCCGAGGGTGCTGCAGAGCGCCGAGCGGGATGTACGCGGCCCCAGAACCCCACGACCGGCGTAGCGCATCAGTCCATCCCAAGGTGATGCAGGGCGCCGCAGCCGACGGCGTCGTGCTGTACTCGTGGGGGCGCGCACGAGCCGCGAGTTGACCCCGTGTATCGAGCGCCCTCCGTCCACGCCGCGTGCGACATCCGACCGGCCGGCACGGGCGCTGGCGGACCACCGCGCCCACGGGGGCAAGTGGCTCTCGAGGACGGTGGGTCCCGCAGAATCGGGCGAACGCCCCGGCCTCCCCGCTCGCGTTTCACGTGGAACATCGTCGGACGCCGGGAACTGTCGTTGGCCTACGCCACAGGCCCGCCCCGTGGAGCAGCCGACCAGGTCACCAACCCGTGCGCCTGGGCCTGTCAGCTGGCTTGATGTCCGACCTCCACTGGGCGCCTGGCAGGGTCGAGACGTTCCACGCTCGATGGCGACAACGGCGACGGGTCGACGCGACTCGGGGCGCGCGCGTCGCCGAGGTCGACTACGACCGTCCCGCTCGTCGCCGCGGACCCCAACTCCCCCGGCTCGCACGAGTCATCCGCACCTCGTCACCGAGCATGTCTCCCCGAGTACGTGCCTTGGTGTTCGCTGGCGCACACCCCACTCGCCCAGGCCGCCGACTGGGCCGCCGCCACGCGGCGCGCCCAGGGTGCCGGGCTTCGGACCAGGAAGGCCACGACGGCGGACCCCCGACAGCCGCCACCCCGTTCGACGGTCGACCCGCGGAGCGACGAGAACACCACGACGATCCTCTTGAGCACCGCGTCGGCGTCTGCGCACCGAGCCACACGTCCAACGGGTCAGGCATCTCCTCACGCCGTGGTTGTCGCACTTCTCGGCATCTCCGCGCGGTCTCGTCGTCCCAGACTCACCCGACCCGGACCTGACGCAACGCGCACCGGGAGGACGGCGCGAGGCGGCAAGCACCCACACCTCCCACCCTGGAAAGGTCCGCCCGATGCCACCCGTCCCCGCTGACGGGCAGTCCGGGGCAGGCGCCGTGGACGACGAAACATCGCCCTTGCGGCTCTCGTTCCACGTGAAACACAACGCTGCTGGCCATCCAGGTCGTCACCTCAGGCCGGGGGCGCCCGATCGTACGGCCCTAGTACGAGACGCACGGGCCCAGCACACCGCACCGCACCGCACCGCCGGAATGTGCCTTCACCCGCGCCAGGGAAGCCGCCTCGGAGACGACGTGCGAGGGCGTCTCGACCGAGCTCCAGGTCAGCCACACACCGTGAGGGGACGACCATCCCGAGCCCGCCAGAAGACAGCGACGGGCGAGTGGCTGCTGCCACCCGCCCGTCCGCGTCGGATCTTCGTGAACCCGCAGGCTCACCCCTCGTGAGTCACGCCGGGTGGATGACCACACGCCGCTCGGGCTCGACACCCTCGGAGTCGCTCACGAGGCCGGCGTCTGCGACTGCATCGTGCACGACCTTGCGCTCGAACGGGTTCATCGGCTTCAGCGTGACCGCAGCACCCTCGGCCTTGACCCGCTCGATGGCCTCGCGGGCGATCCCGATGAGCTCCTTGCGGCGCGCCGCTCGGAAGCCGGCGACATCGAGCATGAGGCGGCTGCGCTCGCCGGTCTTCGTCTGCACCGCGAGCCGGGTCAGCTCCTGCAGTGCGTCCAGGACCTGCCCGTCGGGGCCGACCAGGCGACGCAGGGACGTGTCGTCCTCGTCCTCGGCGAGGATCTCCACCGCCGCACGGCCGTGGTCGACGTCGATGTCGATGTCGCCGTCGAGGTCGGCGATGTCGAGGAACTCCTCGAGGTAGTCGGCCGCGATCTCGCCCTCCTCCTCGAGTCGCGTCACGAGGTCACCGTCTGCAGCGGTGCCCGGCTCGGAAGTAGCCATCTCTTCTCCGTTCAGCGAGATCGCGTCCGCACAACGTGTCACGGCGTGCGCGAAGCGGGTGGTCAGGGGGCTGCAGGGCCGTCCGTCGGCGTCGACGACGTGTCCTTGCGCTTCTTCTTCTTGGCGGGCGCGGGCGATGTGGCGTCGGACGCCGGCGCACTGTCGGCGGACACGTCCGCCTCCGGCGCGTCGGTCACCGCGTCATCGGCGTCGGTCGCCGCTCCCCCGGCCGGCACCGTGCCTGCACCGACCGCCGGCCGACCCTTCGCGCGGTCCTTGCGCTTCGGCTGCTGCCGCTGCCCACGAGGCTTCTCCTCGATCACCGCAGCCGGCGCAGCGTCCTCGACGACCTGGCCGCGCCGCGCTGCCTTGCGTGCCTGACGCTCCTTCAGAGCCTTCTCGGCCTCCGATCCGGGCGCCGGCATCCGTCGGATCGTGTAGAACTGCTGGCCCATCGACCACAGGTTGGTCGTGGTCCAGTACAGGAGCACACCGATCGGGAAGTTGACGCCGGAGAAGGCGAAGATCAGCGGCAGCATGTAGAGCAGGATCTTCTGCTGCTGCGCCATGGGGCCTTCGAGCGCCGCGGGCGGCATGTTCTTCATCGTGAGCTGGCGCTGCGTGGTGAACGTCGTGACCGACATCGCGATGATCAGGATGACCGTGACGATCTGGATGTGGACGTTGCCGTCAGCCTTGAGGAACGTGCCCGACAGCGGGGCCCCCCAGATGGTCGCGGCCTCCGCCTGGGCGGCGAGCTCACGCGTCATCGGACCGATCGCATCAGCGCGCTCGTAGGTGCCGGCCGCGAGGCGCGGCAGCTCGAACAGGACCCGGAACAGCGCGAAGAAGATGGGGGACTGCAGCAGGATCGGCAGGCAGGACGCGAAGGGATTGGTCCCGTGCTTGCGGTAGAGCTCCATCATCTCGCGGCTCATGGCCTCACGGGACGCGGGGTCGCTCTTGCCCTTGTACTTCTTTTGCAGCGCCTGCATCTCGGGCTGCACGAGCTGCATGCCGCGCGACGCCTTGATCTGCTTGAAGAACAGCGGGATCAGCAGGATGCGCATGACGATGACAAGGCCGACGATCGACAGGCCCCAGGCGGCGCCACTGGTCGCGTCGAGCCCCGCCCACGTCAGCAGCTCGTGGAACCTGACCATGATCCAGGCGACCACGACCATCAGCGGGAACAGCAGGCCGTCCATCCAGTCCATGAAGCAGTGCTCCTCGCGAGCGTCAGTGCGCGGCCGCGGCCGCGTCGTGAGAGTGGTGCGCGTGGCGTGACGGTGGAACGTCGTCCACGCCACCGGGGTTCCAGGGGTGGCAGCGCGCGACCCGCCGGACGGCGAGCCACCCGCCACGCGCCGCCCCGTGGCGTCGCACCGCGGTGACGGCGTACTGCGAGCACGACGGGTAGAAGCGGCACGTCG contains these protein-coding regions:
- the yidD gene encoding membrane protein insertion efficiency factor YidD, translated to MSWSAVFRVVRGVPAGVLLALLWVYRRVISPLTPPTCRFYPSCSQYAVTAVRRHGAARGGWLAVRRVARCHPWNPGGVDDVPPSRHAHHSHDAAAAAH
- a CDS encoding protein jag: MATSEPGTAADGDLVTRLEEEGEIAADYLEEFLDIADLDGDIDIDVDHGRAAVEILAEDEDDTSLRRLVGPDGQVLDALQELTRLAVQTKTGERSRLMLDVAGFRAARRKELIGIAREAIERVKAEGAAVTLKPMNPFERKVVHDAVADAGLVSDSEGVEPERRVVIHPA
- the yidC gene encoding membrane protein insertase YidC, with the protein product MDWMDGLLFPLMVVVAWIMVRFHELLTWAGLDATSGAAWGLSIVGLVIVMRILLIPLFFKQIKASRGMQLVQPEMQALQKKYKGKSDPASREAMSREMMELYRKHGTNPFASCLPILLQSPIFFALFRVLFELPRLAAGTYERADAIGPMTRELAAQAEAATIWGAPLSGTFLKADGNVHIQIVTVILIIAMSVTTFTTQRQLTMKNMPPAALEGPMAQQQKILLYMLPLIFAFSGVNFPIGVLLYWTTTNLWSMGQQFYTIRRMPAPGSEAEKALKERQARKAARRGQVVEDAAPAAVIEEKPRGQRQQPKRKDRAKGRPAVGAGTVPAGGAATDADDAVTDAPEADVSADSAPASDATSPAPAKKKKRKDTSSTPTDGPAAP